In Thioclava sp. GXIMD2076, one DNA window encodes the following:
- the leuD gene encoding 3-isopropylmalate dehydratase small subunit, whose product MEKFEKVTGIAAPMPLVNIDTDMIIPKGFLKTIKRTGLGVHAFAEMRYNRDGSENPDFILNKPAYRESQILIAGDNFGCGSSREHAPWALADFGIKVVISTSFADIFFNNSFKNGMLPIVLPQDAVDTLMKDAEKGANARMTVDLEAQEITTSEGTVVKFDVDPFKKHCLLEGLDDIGLTLNKASAIDSFEAQAAQSRPWV is encoded by the coding sequence ATGGAAAAATTCGAAAAAGTTACCGGTATCGCCGCCCCCATGCCGCTGGTCAATATCGACACCGATATGATCATCCCCAAGGGCTTCCTGAAGACGATCAAACGGACCGGCCTCGGCGTGCATGCCTTCGCCGAGATGCGCTACAACCGCGATGGCAGCGAGAACCCCGATTTCATTCTCAACAAACCCGCCTATCGCGAGAGCCAGATCCTGATCGCGGGCGACAATTTCGGTTGCGGTTCCTCGCGCGAGCACGCGCCGTGGGCGCTGGCGGATTTCGGCATCAAGGTGGTCATCTCGACCTCCTTCGCCGATATCTTCTTCAACAACTCGTTCAAGAACGGGATGCTGCCGATTGTGCTGCCGCAGGACGCCGTTGATACGCTGATGAAAGACGCGGAAAAAGGCGCCAATGCGCGCATGACGGTGGATCTCGAAGCGCAGGAGATCACCACCTCCGAAGGCACCGTGGTCAAGTTCGACGTCGATCCTTTCAAGAAGCACTGCCTGCTGGAAGGCCTCGATGATATCGGCCTGACACTGAACAAGGCCTCCGCCATCGACAGCTTCGAGGCACAGGCCGCGCAATCGCGCCCGTGGGTCTGA
- a CDS encoding helix-turn-helix domain-containing protein — protein sequence MSEMMLEPKDVAERLSLSVRHVRSLLGDRRLRHVRVGRRFLVPESALNEFLDAHTVQALRNDQTDEEASDEQPSPIGRL from the coding sequence ATGTCCGAGATGATGTTAGAGCCGAAGGACGTGGCCGAGCGACTGTCATTGTCCGTGCGGCATGTCCGATCCCTGCTTGGTGATCGCCGCCTACGGCACGTCCGCGTGGGGCGCCGCTTCCTCGTTCCTGAGAGCGCCCTCAACGAGTTTCTGGATGCGCATACGGTCCAGGCCCTTCGCAACGATCAGACCGACGAGGAGGCCTCTGATGAGCAACCTTCGCCCATTGGTCGTCTCTGA
- the leuC gene encoding 3-isopropylmalate dehydratase large subunit, with the protein MSAPKTLYDKIWDAHVVSEDEDGTCLLYIDRHLVHEVTSPQAFEGLRMAGRKVRAPEKTIAVPDHNVPTTLDRASGVIENEESRIQVEALDKNAKDFGVNYYPVSDVRQGIVHIVGPENGWTLPGMTVVCGDSHTATHGAFGALAHGIGTSEVEHVLATQTLIQKKSKNMKVEITGKLKPGVTAKDITLAVIGATGTGGGTGHVIEYCGEAIQSLSMEGRMTVCNMAIEGGARAGLIAPDETTFEYVKGRPHAPKGAQFEAALNWWKTLFTDEGAHFDKVVTLKGEEIEPVVTWGTSPEDVLPISGEVPAPDSFKGGKVEAAKRSLDYMGLEPGTKLEDIAIDVVFIGSCTNGRIEDLRAAAEVLKGRKVAEGVRAMVVPGSGLVRAQAEEEGLDKIFLDAGMEWRMAGCSMCLAMNPDQLAEGERCASTSNRNFEGRQGYKGRTHLMSPAMAACAAVTGKLTDVRKFMELADA; encoded by the coding sequence ATGTCTGCTCCGAAGACCCTTTATGACAAAATCTGGGACGCCCATGTTGTGTCCGAAGACGAAGACGGCACCTGCCTGCTGTATATCGACCGCCATCTCGTCCATGAAGTGACAAGCCCGCAAGCCTTCGAGGGCCTGCGCATGGCGGGTCGCAAGGTGCGCGCGCCAGAGAAGACCATTGCTGTTCCGGATCATAACGTCCCTACCACGTTGGACCGCGCCTCCGGCGTGATCGAGAACGAGGAATCCCGCATTCAGGTCGAGGCACTCGACAAGAACGCCAAGGATTTCGGCGTGAACTACTACCCGGTATCGGATGTCCGTCAGGGCATCGTGCATATCGTCGGTCCCGAGAACGGCTGGACGCTGCCGGGCATGACCGTCGTCTGCGGCGATAGCCACACTGCGACCCATGGGGCGTTCGGCGCGCTTGCGCACGGGATCGGCACCTCGGAAGTCGAACACGTTCTGGCCACGCAGACACTGATCCAGAAAAAATCCAAGAACATGAAGGTCGAGATCACCGGCAAGCTGAAGCCGGGCGTGACCGCCAAGGACATCACGCTGGCCGTGATCGGCGCCACCGGCACCGGCGGCGGCACCGGCCATGTCATCGAGTATTGCGGCGAGGCGATTCAGAGCCTGTCGATGGAAGGCCGGATGACCGTGTGTAACATGGCCATCGAAGGCGGTGCCCGCGCGGGTCTGATTGCGCCCGACGAGACGACTTTCGAGTATGTCAAAGGCCGTCCGCACGCGCCCAAGGGTGCGCAGTTCGAAGCCGCTCTGAACTGGTGGAAGACTCTCTTCACCGATGAGGGCGCGCATTTCGACAAGGTCGTCACGCTGAAAGGCGAAGAGATCGAGCCGGTTGTGACCTGGGGCACCTCGCCCGAAGACGTTCTGCCGATTTCTGGCGAGGTTCCGGCACCGGACTCGTTCAAGGGCGGCAAGGTCGAGGCGGCCAAACGCTCGCTCGACTATATGGGCCTCGAACCGGGCACCAAGCTTGAGGATATCGCGATCGACGTGGTGTTTATCGGGTCCTGCACAAATGGCCGTATCGAGGATCTGCGCGCTGCCGCAGAAGTGCTCAAAGGCCGTAAGGTCGCCGAAGGCGTGCGCGCGATGGTCGTCCCCGGCTCGGGACTGGTCCGTGCGCAGGCCGAGGAAGAGGGTCTGGACAAGATCTTCCTGGATGCAGGCATGGAATGGCGTATGGCAGGCTGCTCGATGTGCCTCGCCATGAACCCCGACCAGCTGGCCGAGGGCGAGCGCTGCGCCTCCACCTCGAACCGTAACTTCGAGGGTCGTCAGGGCTACAAGGGCCGCACCCATCTGATGAGCCCGGCAATGGCCGCCTGTGCCGCTGTGACCGGCAAACTGACCGATGTGCGCAAGTTCATGGAACTGGCGGACGCATAA
- a CDS encoding protein-L-isoaspartate O-methyltransferase: protein MQDFETRRVVMVDTQVRPNDVTKFPIIEAMLNVPRESYVPDSLREVAYLGENLELAPGRVLLEPRIFSKLLDALNITATDLVLDLGCGYGYSSAVIAHLAEAVVAVEEDPLAKQAEATLGAAEVDNIAVVQNALEQGAPQHGPFDAIIIEGAVEEVPPAIIDSLKEGGRIGAVFMENNLGIARIGTKTDGVVNWRDVFNAAAPVLEGFRKVKSFSL, encoded by the coding sequence ATGCAGGACTTCGAAACGCGCCGCGTGGTCATGGTGGACACCCAAGTCCGGCCCAATGATGTAACGAAATTTCCGATCATCGAGGCCATGCTGAATGTCCCGCGGGAAAGCTATGTGCCCGATTCCCTGCGCGAGGTCGCCTATCTGGGCGAAAATCTCGAACTCGCGCCCGGCCGCGTTCTGCTCGAGCCGCGCATTTTTTCCAAGCTGCTGGATGCCCTGAACATCACCGCAACCGACCTCGTGCTCGATCTGGGTTGCGGATACGGATATTCCTCCGCCGTGATCGCGCATCTGGCCGAAGCTGTCGTTGCGGTAGAGGAAGATCCGCTGGCCAAACAGGCCGAAGCAACCCTGGGTGCTGCCGAAGTCGACAATATCGCAGTGGTGCAAAACGCGCTCGAACAGGGCGCGCCGCAACACGGCCCCTTCGATGCGATCATTATCGAGGGCGCCGTCGAGGAGGTCCCCCCGGCCATTATCGACTCCCTCAAGGAAGGCGGCCGGATCGGTGCGGTCTTCATGGAAAACAATCTCGGGATCGCGCGTATCGGCACCAAGACCGATGGTGTGGTGAACTGGCGGGATGTGTTCAACGCAGCAGCGCCGGTTCTCGAGGGCTTCCGCAAAGTAAAAAGTTTCAGCCTGTAA
- a CDS encoding TolC family outer membrane protein produces the protein MAIGSAMASAETLADAMISAYKNSNLLEQNRATLRAADENVAQAVAALRPVVQWTADYGWSKSEGVSSSTGREVTTEGSSASTALSASITLFDFGRNRLTVSSQKEAVLATRETLRSIEQQVLLATVQAYSDVKSAQEQVSINQNSVRVLQEELNATNDRFDVGEVTRTDVSLAEAQLASAKASLVSAQGSLVTAREDYKAATGHYPGQLAPLPKAPNLPKSRDEAASTAQRNHPSIKSLQHSVTISEIAIQSAKANKLPEVTGSLSLSNDEGGYVGQSASIGLSQTLYSGGALDSAYRQAVANRDSARAELRQEAVDVAQAVLSSYSSIDVYRAQIRSYDEQIRAANVAYDGVKEEATLGARTTLDVLDAEQDLLDARASRITAEADLQVAYYQLLSNMGLLTVENLKLGIPTYDPAAYYNVVHNAPLTSIRGEKLDRVLKAIGQK, from the coding sequence ATGGCAATCGGATCGGCGATGGCAAGCGCAGAGACGCTCGCCGATGCCATGATCTCCGCATATAAGAACTCCAACCTTCTGGAGCAGAACCGCGCCACGCTGCGGGCCGCAGACGAGAATGTTGCACAGGCGGTTGCCGCGCTGCGTCCTGTCGTGCAATGGACTGCGGATTATGGCTGGAGCAAGTCGGAAGGCGTGTCGTCCTCGACGGGCCGCGAAGTGACCACCGAAGGCTCCTCCGCCTCGACCGCACTGAGCGCCTCGATCACGCTATTCGATTTCGGGCGCAACCGCCTGACCGTCAGCTCGCAGAAAGAAGCCGTCCTGGCCACCCGTGAGACCCTGCGCTCGATCGAGCAACAGGTGCTTCTGGCCACCGTTCAGGCCTATTCTGATGTGAAGAGCGCGCAGGAACAGGTCTCGATTAACCAGAACTCGGTCCGTGTGCTGCAAGAAGAACTCAACGCCACCAATGACCGTTTCGATGTGGGCGAAGTCACCCGCACGGACGTGTCGCTGGCCGAAGCCCAGCTTGCCTCGGCTAAGGCCTCGCTGGTAAGCGCGCAGGGCTCGCTCGTGACCGCGCGCGAGGATTACAAGGCCGCAACTGGCCATTATCCGGGTCAGCTGGCACCGCTGCCCAAGGCTCCCAATCTACCGAAATCGCGCGACGAGGCCGCAAGCACCGCACAGCGCAACCATCCCAGCATCAAATCGCTGCAGCATTCGGTGACGATCTCGGAAATCGCGATCCAATCGGCCAAAGCGAACAAGCTGCCGGAAGTCACCGGTTCGCTGTCGCTCTCCAATGACGAGGGCGGCTATGTCGGCCAATCCGCCAGCATCGGGCTGAGCCAGACACTCTATTCGGGTGGTGCACTGGATTCGGCCTATCGTCAGGCCGTGGCAAACCGGGATTCAGCCCGTGCGGAACTGCGTCAGGAAGCCGTGGATGTGGCGCAGGCCGTGCTGTCGTCCTATTCCTCCATCGACGTCTATCGCGCCCAGATCCGCTCCTATGACGAGCAGATCCGCGCCGCCAATGTCGCCTATGACGGCGTGAAGGAAGAGGCCACCCTCGGTGCCCGCACCACGCTGGATGTTCTCGATGCAGAACAGGATCTTCTGGATGCCCGCGCCTCGCGTATCACCGCCGAGGCCGATTTGCAGGTAGCGTATTATCAACTATTATCTAATATGGGTTTGCTAACGGTGGAAAACCTGAAGCTGGGGATCCCGACCTACGATCCGGCCGCATATTATAACGTTGTGCATAATGCGCCGCTGACCAGCATCCGGGGCGAGAAGCTCGATCGCGTTCTGAAGGCGATCGGCCAGAAATAA
- a CDS encoding TIR domain-containing protein: protein MSKGSKNVFISHIHEDDAGLADLKNLLKSKGMEVRDGSINSEKPNNAKSPDYIKSQILAPRIDWASTLIVYITPETKNSEWVDWEIERAREKGKTIVGVWEQGSNGCEVPEALDEYGDAIVGWNADRIIEAINGEYERFEDPKGQPLPPRAIRRHPCA from the coding sequence ATGAGCAAGGGCAGCAAAAACGTTTTTATTAGCCACATCCACGAAGACGATGCAGGATTAGCCGATCTGAAAAATCTTCTAAAAAGTAAGGGGATGGAGGTCAGGGACGGTTCCATAAATTCAGAAAAACCCAACAACGCAAAATCTCCAGACTATATTAAGTCTCAGATCCTTGCGCCCAGAATTGACTGGGCCAGCACACTTATCGTTTATATTACTCCGGAAACAAAAAACAGTGAGTGGGTGGACTGGGAAATCGAGCGAGCTCGTGAAAAAGGCAAGACCATCGTCGGAGTTTGGGAGCAAGGATCGAACGGTTGTGAAGTTCCGGAAGCGCTTGATGAGTACGGCGACGCGATCGTTGGCTGGAATGCAGATAGGATTATCGAAGCGATTAACGGTGAATATGAGCGCTTTGAGGACCCGAAAGGTCAGCCTCTCCCACCCCGCGCTATTCGCCGCCATCCGTGCGCATGA
- a CDS encoding helix-turn-helix transcriptional regulator: MSSTFSEIGGRLRELRARTGLNQQDFAETIDTSFRSYRAYENGQRELPTAVVLRIHEIMNVSPHWLLLGEKEPTDDRSMQIIEQVAKACLDAMDQSPTERDNAEKAKKLRLLVKLSLGQGECLPETDIRELLG; encoded by the coding sequence ATGTCCAGTACCTTTTCGGAGATCGGGGGGCGTCTCAGGGAGTTGAGGGCACGAACGGGCCTGAATCAGCAGGATTTTGCTGAAACGATCGACACATCGTTCCGCTCCTACCGAGCCTATGAGAACGGACAGCGCGAGCTGCCAACCGCTGTCGTGCTGCGCATTCATGAGATCATGAACGTGTCGCCCCATTGGCTTCTGCTTGGGGAAAAGGAGCCGACCGACGACCGCAGCATGCAGATCATCGAGCAGGTCGCGAAGGCTTGCCTGGATGCGATGGATCAGTCACCAACTGAGCGCGACAATGCCGAAAAGGCCAAGAAGCTACGGCTCTTGGTCAAACTCAGCCTGGGCCAAGGCGAGTGCCTGCCGGAAACGGATATCAGGGAACTGCTAGGTTGA
- a CDS encoding nucleoside triphosphate pyrophosphohydrolase family protein translates to MSNSASTPQISISDYEKAVTPTDRFADDEITPILLGLFGEVGSVMSTSKKLHREKGAFESGYRRDVEEELGDTLWYAAALCRRLKLSLSELFVEATSGDQFVANITANSDPSAPIARVMTAKGLGPLDNVLLKLGEDSARLLGVKVDEKTAKPIMIEFVRAYIQAVQSSGVSFSEVLKSNIRKSTGRFLKPSPDCLPDFDASFPAEEQLPRQFEIEITQRSNGRSYLRWNGVFIGDPLTDNIADPDGYRFHDVFHFANAAILHWSPTFRALIKHKRKSDPRVDEAQDSGRAIVVDEGVSAYIFSEAKALNFFESQTSVSFDLLKAVSNFVRGYEVERCPLNLWETAILQGYEVFRQMRKNNGGIVVGNRDKRTIEYRPLKGA, encoded by the coding sequence ATGAGTAACTCAGCAAGCACGCCCCAGATTTCAATTTCTGATTATGAGAAAGCCGTTACGCCTACCGATCGATTTGCAGACGATGAGATTACGCCGATATTGCTCGGTCTCTTTGGTGAAGTCGGCAGTGTTATGAGCACGTCCAAGAAGCTTCATCGGGAAAAGGGTGCCTTTGAATCTGGGTATCGACGCGACGTTGAGGAAGAGCTGGGTGATACGCTATGGTATGCTGCTGCACTTTGCCGAAGGCTCAAACTCAGCTTGTCCGAGCTTTTTGTAGAGGCGACCTCGGGCGATCAGTTTGTCGCAAATATCACTGCAAATTCCGATCCAAGCGCACCCATAGCACGTGTGATGACGGCAAAAGGCCTTGGGCCACTAGATAACGTATTATTAAAGCTGGGAGAAGATTCCGCCCGTCTTCTTGGTGTCAAAGTTGATGAAAAAACTGCCAAGCCGATAATGATTGAATTTGTGCGCGCCTACATTCAGGCCGTGCAGTCTTCAGGAGTGTCCTTCTCTGAAGTTTTAAAATCAAATATTCGCAAATCAACGGGGCGCTTCTTGAAGCCATCTCCAGATTGCCTTCCCGACTTCGATGCTAGCTTTCCGGCAGAAGAGCAACTTCCGCGTCAGTTTGAGATAGAGATCACGCAAAGATCGAATGGAAGAAGCTACTTGAGATGGAATGGGGTTTTTATCGGGGACCCGCTTACGGATAATATTGCAGACCCCGATGGTTATCGCTTTCATGATGTTTTCCACTTCGCAAACGCTGCCATCCTGCACTGGTCCCCGACGTTCAGGGCACTGATCAAACATAAGCGAAAGAGTGATCCTAGGGTCGATGAAGCGCAGGACAGTGGCCGTGCGATCGTTGTCGATGAAGGGGTGTCTGCCTACATATTTTCGGAGGCTAAGGCATTGAACTTCTTTGAGAGTCAAACTTCGGTTTCTTTCGATTTGCTAAAGGCTGTGAGCAATTTCGTTCGCGGCTACGAGGTGGAGCGATGTCCGCTTAATCTATGGGAAACTGCTATCCTACAAGGGTATGAGGTCTTCCGTCAGATGCGTAAGAATAACGGTGGTATCGTGGTCGGGAATCGAGATAAGAGGACGATCGAATACAGGCCGCTGAAAGGGGCGTAG
- a CDS encoding uracil-DNA glycosylase — MSAGDILKALERLEFDNTFNPYFERCPVYDAQEAPEIRRFYLHAMLERAAAADLDAIWVGRDLGYRGGRRTGLALTDDVHFSSHLSRWGLKPERPTYGEPVSERTASVIWNILLQVQAPIFLWNVFPLHPFEGSKPFTNRAHNAQERRAGTDILVQIVDYLKPKRIVAIGNDAFNVVSSAVSCRDVSKVRHPSYGGQKEFLSTMRRLYSDVMEDLEPDLFSMSHVAVDH; from the coding sequence GTGAGCGCGGGCGATATACTCAAGGCCTTAGAACGCCTAGAGTTTGACAACACTTTCAACCCATATTTCGAGCGATGCCCGGTCTATGATGCACAAGAAGCCCCCGAAATAAGACGGTTTTATCTGCACGCAATGTTGGAGCGCGCAGCCGCAGCTGATCTTGATGCTATCTGGGTCGGACGCGATCTCGGTTATCGTGGCGGCAGAAGAACCGGACTGGCTCTCACAGATGATGTCCATTTTTCAAGCCATTTGAGTCGCTGGGGTTTGAAGCCTGAGCGGCCTACATATGGCGAGCCGGTGTCAGAGCGGACCGCTTCTGTGATTTGGAATATTTTGCTCCAGGTTCAGGCGCCGATTTTTTTGTGGAATGTCTTTCCGCTCCATCCTTTTGAAGGCAGCAAGCCATTCACTAATCGCGCCCATAATGCGCAGGAGCGAAGAGCTGGGACGGACATCCTTGTTCAGATTGTGGATTATTTGAAGCCAAAGCGCATTGTTGCCATTGGTAACGACGCCTTTAATGTAGTTTCCTCAGCGGTGTCGTGCAGGGACGTCTCAAAGGTTCGTCACCCCAGTTATGGCGGGCAGAAAGAGTTTCTTTCAACAATGAGAAGACTTTATTCAGATGTCATGGAAGACCTTGAGCCCGATCTTTTCTCCATGTCCCATGTAGCAGTGGATCATTGA
- a CDS encoding tyrosine-type recombinase/integrase — MVKKKFLWRHPSGRWYVRVQGRYHRISAKQGTPEFDLEYWEILTGKRMQAKTSWSTLMKDYRVSDRWTSLKPRTRQDYEKVLTYLEEKIGERDVKLLSRQDVIKAQRANAHRVRFANYIPQMLVILCEHAIDLGWLLQNPAKGVRHLPTPDDKKQVHLPWTDQAVATFREKATVTERLIFEIGVGTVQRPGDWVDFTWADFDGETLAVRQNKTGYALQLPCTAELKAALLDAQARFEDGAEGPILRTQTGGKMSYRYMAQIMLKARRRMHLEQFDLHALRYRGIKELAWAGCSDDEIKSFSGHATDAMVRKYAGEARQIMRARQAAEKRNDTGNERGSEKEPDTHSDTPKKRNQLCH; from the coding sequence ATGGTGAAGAAGAAATTCCTTTGGCGGCACCCCAGCGGCCGTTGGTATGTGCGTGTTCAGGGCCGTTACCATCGGATTTCCGCGAAGCAGGGGACGCCCGAGTTCGATCTCGAATATTGGGAGATCCTGACCGGTAAGAGGATGCAGGCCAAGACCAGCTGGTCGACCTTGATGAAGGATTATCGGGTCTCGGATCGCTGGACATCGCTGAAGCCACGTACCCGTCAAGATTACGAAAAGGTCTTAACCTACCTCGAAGAGAAGATCGGCGAGCGGGACGTGAAGCTGTTGTCGCGGCAGGATGTCATCAAAGCGCAGCGCGCCAACGCGCACCGTGTCCGCTTTGCCAATTATATCCCGCAGATGCTGGTTATCCTGTGCGAGCACGCGATTGATCTTGGCTGGCTTTTGCAGAACCCGGCAAAGGGTGTCCGCCATTTGCCGACGCCTGACGACAAGAAGCAGGTCCACCTGCCGTGGACCGATCAGGCCGTGGCAACTTTCCGCGAGAAGGCGACGGTCACCGAGCGGCTTATCTTCGAGATTGGCGTCGGCACAGTGCAGCGGCCCGGGGACTGGGTGGATTTTACTTGGGCGGATTTTGACGGCGAGACGCTGGCGGTTCGCCAAAACAAGACCGGCTACGCGCTTCAATTGCCCTGCACAGCGGAGCTGAAGGCCGCGCTGCTCGATGCTCAGGCACGATTTGAAGATGGTGCGGAGGGACCGATCTTGCGCACGCAGACCGGCGGTAAGATGAGCTACCGCTACATGGCGCAGATCATGCTCAAGGCGCGGCGGCGCATGCATCTGGAGCAGTTTGACCTGCACGCTCTGCGCTATCGCGGAATCAAGGAGTTGGCCTGGGCGGGCTGCTCGGACGACGAGATCAAATCTTTCAGCGGCCACGCGACCGACGCGATGGTCCGGAAATATGCCGGTGAGGCGCGTCAAATCATGCGGGCGCGGCAGGCGGCAGAGAAGCGAAATGACACGGGGAACGAACGGGGATCAGAGAAAGAACCTGATACCCACAGTGATACCCCTAAGAAGAGGAACCAGCTATGTCATTGA
- a CDS encoding DsbA family protein, with the protein MNRRSFLLGISGAAVVAALGGWISSRGQSAMTGFATPAAAEDAADTPKAEILPDIPIGQADAPVTIIEYASFTCPHCAHWHETSWAKLKKEYIDTGKVRFIMREVYFDKFGLWAGLLAQCGGEMKYYAVADMIFDEQKDWIGDGQQATIAANLRALGLKAGLDKDAIENCLNDQTRARNMVATFQKHAEEDKVDGTPTFFINGKKYSNMAWDDFKKAVDEALGA; encoded by the coding sequence ATGAACAGACGTTCCTTCCTGCTCGGGATTTCCGGTGCCGCCGTTGTGGCTGCATTGGGGGGCTGGATCAGCAGCCGCGGCCAGAGCGCCATGACCGGCTTTGCAACGCCTGCCGCCGCCGAAGATGCTGCTGACACGCCCAAGGCGGAAATCCTGCCCGATATCCCGATCGGTCAGGCAGATGCACCGGTGACGATCATCGAATATGCCTCCTTCACCTGCCCGCATTGCGCGCATTGGCACGAGACCTCGTGGGCGAAGCTGAAGAAGGAATATATCGACACCGGCAAGGTGCGTTTCATCATGCGCGAGGTCTATTTCGACAAGTTCGGCCTCTGGGCAGGGCTGCTGGCGCAATGCGGCGGCGAGATGAAATATTACGCCGTGGCGGATATGATCTTCGACGAGCAGAAAGACTGGATCGGCGACGGCCAGCAGGCCACGATTGCCGCCAACCTGCGCGCGCTGGGGCTTAAGGCCGGTCTGGACAAGGACGCGATCGAGAATTGCCTCAATGACCAGACCCGCGCCCGCAACATGGTTGCGACCTTCCAGAAACATGCCGAAGAAGACAAGGTGGATGGCACGCCGACCTTCTTCATCAATGGCAAGAAATATTCCAACATGGCTTGGGATGATTTCAAGAAAGCCGTGGATGAAGCACTTGGCGCCTGA
- a CDS encoding DUF721 domain-containing protein: protein MSSRRMRGFESASGLLKDRIRSVGETRGFAVTRLLTHWSEIVGEEIAAQCRPVKIGYARDGMGATLTLLTLGAAGPMMQMEIPRIREKVNACYGYNAISRITLTQTAPTGFADGQAQFTAAPKARPEPTPEIRAQAQATAADCKDPGLKSALEMLAQNVLMKSAKRSDQKKG from the coding sequence ATGTCCTCGCGCCGGATGCGGGGGTTCGAATCCGCCTCCGGCCTGCTGAAAGACCGCATCCGCTCGGTGGGCGAGACGCGGGGCTTTGCCGTGACGCGGCTTCTGACCCATTGGTCCGAGATCGTGGGCGAGGAAATCGCCGCCCAGTGCCGCCCCGTGAAAATCGGCTATGCGCGGGATGGGATGGGGGCCACCCTGACCCTGCTGACGCTCGGCGCCGCGGGTCCGATGATGCAGATGGAGATCCCGCGGATCCGCGAGAAGGTGAATGCCTGCTATGGCTATAATGCGATCTCGCGGATCACACTGACCCAGACCGCGCCCACAGGCTTTGCCGATGGGCAGGCGCAGTTTACCGCAGCCCCCAAGGCGCGGCCCGAACCCACTCCCGAAATCCGTGCTCAGGCCCAAGCGACAGCGGCCGATTGCAAGGATCCGGGGCTCAAATCCGCGCTGGAGATGCTGGCGCAGAATGTGTTGATGAAGTCGGCCAAGCGGTCTGACCAGAAGAAAGGCTAA